In Methanofastidiosum sp., a single window of DNA contains:
- a CDS encoding winged helix-turn-helix domain-containing protein: MDDLKELFFNRKTVEILLSMLEDEKPRYPTVIAEEVGSIYPHVFNILKELEEVGLVESYKEGRIRFIRLTAEGRKITEKFREIYSELEGFEQKFSEERTREDTIAINRFRETIKSIEYKLLSENLDKKDSFREVLKLSKLRTELERTNFRNDNDREEKNKLLKRIYYIEEKAKVLLIKF, from the coding sequence ATGGATGACTTAAAGGAGCTTTTTTTCAATAGAAAAACTGTCGAGATCCTGCTTAGCATGCTTGAAGATGAAAAGCCTAGATACCCGACGGTCATTGCAGAAGAGGTTGGCTCAATATACCCTCATGTTTTCAATATCTTAAAAGAGTTGGAAGAAGTTGGGTTAGTCGAATCTTACAAGGAAGGGCGAATTAGATTCATAAGATTGACGGCCGAGGGCAGAAAAATAACAGAAAAATTCCGAGAAATATACTCTGAACTAGAAGGATTTGAACAAAAGTTTTCAGAGGAAAGAACACGAGAAGACACAATAGCTATAAATAGATTTAGAGAGACCATAAAATCCATTGAATACAAGCTGCTTTCTGAGAACCTTGATAAGAAGGATAGCTTCAGGGAAGTATTAAAATTATCTAAGCTACGAACAGAGCTTGAAAGGACAAACTTTAGAAATGACAACGATAGGGAAGAAAAGAATAAACTCCTGAAAAGGATTTATTATATTGAAGAAAAGGCAAAGGTACTTTTGATAAAGTTTTAA